CTATGTCAAGGTGCCTGAGAACCATATCGTCATCGACTTTGATATTCCGGACGAGAACGGCAATAAGTGCTTTGACCTGAACCTGGCAGAGGCGAGTAAGTGGCCTCCAACCTATGCCGAGGTCAGCAAGGGTGGTCAGGGTATCCATCTACATTATATTTACACCGGCGATCCGACAAGGCTGAGCCGTATCTATGACGACCATATTGAGGTGAAGGTCTTCACTGGAAAAAGCTCGCTGCGCCGGAAACTCACTAAGTTCAACAACCTACCTATTGCAACCATAAGCTCTGGGTTACCATTGAAAGGAGAAAGCAGCATGGTAAACAACAAGGTGGTTCAGAGCGAGAAAGGGCTTAGGGTTCAAATCAAGAGAAATCTCAACAAGGAGATCCACCCTGCAACTAAGCCCAGTATCGACTTTATCCACAAGATTCTGACGGATGCGTATGAAAGCGGCATGGTTTACGATGTTACCGATATGCGCAATGCCGTCCTGGCCTTTGCCGCCAACAGCACCAATCAGGCAGAGTATTGCATCAAGCTCGTTAACAAGATGCCGTTCAAATCTGCCGATGCCGCCCCTGCGGCCAAGAACGAAACCGCTGACCTCGTCTTTTATGATGTCGAGGTGTTTCCGAACCTTTTCCTCGTGAACTGGAAGTTTGCAGGAAGCACACAACCTGTGGTTCGGATGATCAACCCGACCTCTGAAGACATCGAGGGCCTGATGAAGTTCCGACTCATCGGCTTCAACTGCCGGCGGTATGATAACCACATTCTTTATGCTCGCTTGATGGGCTATACCAATGAGCAGCTTTACAACCTGTCTCAGCGGATCATCGGCAGCGAAAAGAAATCCAAGAGCAACAACTGCTTCTTTGGCGAAGCCTATAATGTCTCTTACACTGATGTTTACGACTTCTGCTCGAAAAAACAGAGCTTGAAGAAGTGGGAGATTGAACTCGGCATCCACCATCAGGAGCTTGGCCTTCCGTGGGACCAGCCTGTTCCGGAGAGCATGTGGCAGAAGGTTGCCGAGTATTGTGACAATGATGTCATTGCTACGGAGGCAGTATTCAATGCCCGTAAGGCTGACTTCATAGCTCGTGAGATCCTGGCCGATGTGGCTGGAATGACCGTCAACGATACCACGAACACTTTGACCGCCAAGATTATCTTCGGTGGAAACAAGAAGCCGCAGGATCAGTTCAATTACCGTGACATGGGTGATGCCAGTCAGATTTGCAGCATGGACGATCTGCCGTTCAAGTTTGGGCCGGAAGAATATGACAACTATACGGCGTTTGACAAGAAAGACCGTCCGATCTTCCCTGGTTACAAGTTCGATAAAGGCAAGTCTACTTATCGCGGCGAAGAAGTTGGCGAGGGCGGCTATGTCTATGCCGAGCCTGGTATGTACGGAAATATCGCTCTGCTGGATATTGCTTCTATGCATCCCTCAAGCATCATCGCAGAAGATCTCTTCGGACCGGTCTATACGAAGCGGTTTCGTGAGATCCGTGATGCTCGTGTCGCCATTAAGCATAAGGAGTTCGACAAGGCTCGTAAGATGCTGAACGGTGCTCTGGCAAAGTATCTGACGGACGAGAGTGCCGCCGATGCTCTGGCACAGGCGCTAAAAATCGCCATCAACTCCGTTTACGGCCTGACTTCGGCCAGCTTCGAGAATCCGTTCCATGACAACCGTAACAAAGATAATATCGTCGCCAAGCGCGGAGCCCTGTTTATGATCAACCTCAAGCACGAGGTTCAGAAACGGGGCTTTGTTGTTGCTCACATCAAGACGGACTCTATCAAGATCCCAGACGCTACACCTGAAATCATTCAGTTCGTCATGGACTACGGCAAGATGTACGGTTATATTTTCGAGCACGAAGCGACTTATGATCGCATGTGCCTCGTCAACAATGCCGTTTATATTGCCAAGTACAAGGATGGTAAACACGCCGGCGAGTGGACAGCCACGGGCACTCAGTTCCAGATCCCATATGTCTTCAAGAAGCTCTTCTCGCATGAGGAGATCACCTTCGAGGATATGTGTGAGACGAAGTCCGTTACCTCTGCTATTTATATTGACAGAAGCCCTGATGAAGCCGCGGCCTATATCAACAATCCGGACATGGCAATACAGTCCGAGGATAACCTTGTACTTGATAATGGTCATACTTTGCAGTTCATCGGAAAGGTCGGACTGTTTACCCCGATTAAGTCCGGTTGTGGTGGAGGTTCACTCGTTCGTCAAAACACCGATAAGAACGGCAATGTCAAGTACGATTCCGTCGTCGGAACAAAAGACTATCTATGGATGGAATCTGAGATGGTCAAAATTCTCGGAAAGGAAGACTGCATTGACCGGAGATACTATGATGCTCTCGTTGATGCTGCGGCCACCGATATTTCCAAGTATGGCGATTTCGAGTGGTTCGTTTCTGAAGACCCGTATGTTTCTGACACGCCGCCTTGGTTCAGCCCCGGCGAACCCCATGAAGAAGACAGTACACCGTTCGATGTGAGGTAATTCTATGGAGAAAAACTTCACAAAAGATGGTCTCCGCTGGTTTACTTGCAGGCGATGTGGACTGAGAAACTGCGAGAACATTTATCGGTGGAAAAAGAAGCCGCAGCCTATGAAAAACATCTGCACCCACTGCATTGAAAAAGAGGAACTGACACACAAGGAAGCTCGTGAACGAGCCCATTATAGTCCATTCCAATATCCGTTTTAACAGTTGAGAGGAGTCTTAATTATGAGTCGTAAAGCTACTGACAACATCATCATCGAAAACGCCCGCATTATCTTCCGGAACTTTTCCGGTAAGGAGGACAAGTACAACCGTGCCGGTGATCGAAATTTCTGCGTTATCATCGAGGACCACAACGATGCTCAGCGTCTGATCGAAGACGGCTGGAATATCCGCGTGATGCCTCCCCGTGAGGAAGGTGACGAGCCTCGCCACTATCTCCAGGTCGCGGTGAGCTTCAAGAACTTCCCGCCCAAGGTCGTCATGGTCACCCGCCGCAAGCAGACGCCTCTCGATGAGGAGTCCATCGGCGCGCTCGACTTTGCCGAGATCAGCAATGTGGATCTTATCATCCGCCCCTATAACTGGATCATTCAGGAGGGCACCAAGAACGAGAAGAGCGGTGTGAAGGCCTACCTCAAGACGATGTATGTCACCATTGAGGAGGATGAGTTCGCCGAGAAGTATGCTGCGAGCGAGTATCCGCAGGAATAAGCATTGCGGGGACGCTGGTTAGGAGGTAGCCGGCGTCCCTTTAACTTTTTGAAAGGAGGACCCCATGCCTTTCTGGAAACCTAAGAAAAAGAAGAAAGCGGTTCATAAGGCGAAACCGGCTAAGTCGCTCCCAAAGTATGAGCCAAAGCCGTTCATTCCGCCTGAGATACCGAAAATTGATATTTCAGCAAATCAGCAAAAAGAGCCACAAAAGCCGGCTCCGAAAAAAGCTTCCTCGCCAAGGGCGGACGACAAGAAGTATTTCATCGAGACATTCAACAAGCTCGTGTCCGAGCGAAATCGACCGTGGGACATTTGGAAGGACTTCGTTCTGATGACGGCCTGCGCATTCTCCAATGCTGTTGATAAGACACATTATGATGAGCGAGAAGACCGTTATCTGAAAGCCATCGCCAAGTACCGCAAAGAAGAGCAGGCGTTATTCCCGGAGCTTCTTGCCGAAATGACGGTCGCGTTGGAGAAAAATCCGGACCAGGACTTTCTTGGTGAAGTCTATATGCGGATGAGGCTCGGAAGCGACGAACTTAAGCAGATATTTACTCCTTATAATGTTTGTCACTTCATGGCGCTTGCGACAATGGGTAATGTTGCGGAACAGGTCGAAAAAAGCGGCTTTATCACCGTTCACGATGATTGCTGCGGAGGTGGTGCAACTTTGATAGCTGCTGCCAATGTAGCACGGAACGACCTTGAAAAGGCCGGCTTTAACTTCCAGAACCATATTCTCTTCTCGGCTCAGGACATCGAGGAGACAGTCGCGCTCATGTGCTATATTCAGTTATCGCTCCTCGGCGTCGCCGGGTTCGTCAAGGTCGGCAATTCTCTTACCGATCCGATCAGAAATGGTGACTCTTTGGAGAACTACTGGTTTACGCCCATGTATTTTAGCGATGTTTGGCATACTCGTCGAGTTGTCAGTCAAATGATGGATATTTTGCGAGAGGAACGTGAAAGCGATGACCATTAAAGATTTTGACACGAAAAAAGTCATTCTTGAAGACCAATACAAAAGCGATGAGTACGAGACGATGACTCTCTACTTTATCGCGCCAAAAGAATGGCTCGAAGGCCTCTATCCTGATGCTGTTCACACTGAAATCAGTGTTGAGTATCCGCTGAATTGCCCCGAAGCTTATGCGGCAACCGTAATGGTATCTCCGACAAGAGATCTTGGAGAGGATGGATATGAGGACTATGACTGGAGTGACCTTGAGCTGTCTCTTTCAGATATTGAAGCGTTAATCGGGATGGCTAAGTCATGAGTATCAGTCTGTACGATCATCAGCGCAGCGCCCTTGAAAAAATGAAGAACGGTTGCATTCTATGCGGCGGGGTCGGTTCCGGTAAATCCAGAACTGCTCTCGCCTATTACTATCTTCAGCAGGGCGGAAACCTCGATATTCCTGATGCGCCGATGAAAAATCCGCTTGATATTTACATCATCACCACGGCACGCAAGCGCGATACCTGTGAATGGGAGGACGAGTTGGCTCCATTCCTGCTCTCCACCCATGAGGACTGCAATTACTACAAGAACAAGGTCATCATCGACTCGTGGAACAACATCGGCAAATACAAAGATGTAAAAAA
This DNA window, taken from Dysosmobacter welbionis, encodes the following:
- a CDS encoding DUF5906 domain-containing protein; translation: MLNYPLEQGEANSYDKLMSVLYSPAERHKIEWAIGSVVSGDSKRLQKFMVLYGAAGTGKSTVLNIIQQLFDGYYSVFDAKALGSSSNAFALEAFKTNPLVAIQHDGDLSRIEDNTRLNSLVSHELMTVNEKFKSTYANRFKAFLFMGTNKPVRITDAKSGLIRRLIDVSPTGDKVEPNEYKTIMKHIPFELGPIAYHCQEVYLEDPAYYDGYIPIAMLGASNDFYNYIVDSYPVFKREDGTSLKAAWEMYKTYNEEAKVSYPLSQRAFKEELKNYFHDYTERFSMEDGTRVRSYYSGFRTEKFEEQTIIDKPEPTTRLIQFDGTVSAFDKDCADCPAQYATSKETPSQKWKKVTKTLSQLDTSKLHYVKVPENHIVIDFDIPDENGNKCFDLNLAEASKWPPTYAEVSKGGQGIHLHYIYTGDPTRLSRIYDDHIEVKVFTGKSSLRRKLTKFNNLPIATISSGLPLKGESSMVNNKVVQSEKGLRVQIKRNLNKEIHPATKPSIDFIHKILTDAYESGMVYDVTDMRNAVLAFAANSTNQAEYCIKLVNKMPFKSADAAPAAKNETADLVFYDVEVFPNLFLVNWKFAGSTQPVVRMINPTSEDIEGLMKFRLIGFNCRRYDNHILYARLMGYTNEQLYNLSQRIIGSEKKSKSNNCFFGEAYNVSYTDVYDFCSKKQSLKKWEIELGIHHQELGLPWDQPVPESMWQKVAEYCDNDVIATEAVFNARKADFIAREILADVAGMTVNDTTNTLTAKIIFGGNKKPQDQFNYRDMGDASQICSMDDLPFKFGPEEYDNYTAFDKKDRPIFPGYKFDKGKSTYRGEEVGEGGYVYAEPGMYGNIALLDIASMHPSSIIAEDLFGPVYTKRFREIRDARVAIKHKEFDKARKMLNGALAKYLTDESAADALAQALKIAINSVYGLTSASFENPFHDNRNKDNIVAKRGALFMINLKHEVQKRGFVVAHIKTDSIKIPDATPEIIQFVMDYGKMYGYIFEHEATYDRMCLVNNAVYIAKYKDGKHAGEWTATGTQFQIPYVFKKLFSHEEITFEDMCETKSVTSAIYIDRSPDEAAAYINNPDMAIQSEDNLVLDNGHTLQFIGKVGLFTPIKSGCGGGSLVRQNTDKNGNVKYDSVVGTKDYLWMESEMVKILGKEDCIDRRYYDALVDAAATDISKYGDFEWFVSEDPYVSDTPPWFSPGEPHEEDSTPFDVR
- a CDS encoding N-6 DNA methylase; amino-acid sequence: MPFWKPKKKKKAVHKAKPAKSLPKYEPKPFIPPEIPKIDISANQQKEPQKPAPKKASSPRADDKKYFIETFNKLVSERNRPWDIWKDFVLMTACAFSNAVDKTHYDEREDRYLKAIAKYRKEEQALFPELLAEMTVALEKNPDQDFLGEVYMRMRLGSDELKQIFTPYNVCHFMALATMGNVAEQVEKSGFITVHDDCCGGGATLIAAANVARNDLEKAGFNFQNHILFSAQDIEETVALMCYIQLSLLGVAGFVKVGNSLTDPIRNGDSLENYWFTPMYFSDVWHTRRVVSQMMDILREERESDDH